GGCTGGAAGAGTTATTCGCAACAGTGACAGCGTTGGGAGTGCCGGTATTCCACGCGGCGATGGTTCCGTCGAGCGTACCGAAGAGAAACGTAGCCGAGCCGTGGTTAGGGATATTGAAGACGCTGGAGTCCGGGTTGTACACAGTGCCCGCAGGGGAGCCGTGGCCCGACGTGGAGGATGCAGGTGGAATGGTGACCGAGAAGAATTCATTGCCGGCTGCACCTTCGACAAGCGAAATGCCCGTGCCCGCTGTGTCGATCCAGAACTGCGGTCCGATGGAGACACCCCATGGATTGATGAGCGTAGGGTCCTTCATCTGCGCGGGAACGGAACCATCGGAGATGATGTTGGTCTGCGTGTAGTTGGTGGATTGAGCCAATCCCGCGACTGGAAGAAGCACGGCTGCTGCGAGCAATAGTGACGCACAACGGTGTGTTGATCTCGCAACTTTTCGTAACGGGACAAACTGTGACAAACGACGAAAGCTTCCCGGGGAGAAGCGATGACTCTCGAGAATCGGCATGAAAGCTCCAAGTGTCGCGGCCACATTTGAGGTCATGCACTGCTGCGATGCCCTCGACCGCGATCTGAGACGAGCCTATGGAACCGGGACTCGAGAGTTGTCAGCCTGCATTCACAAGTACGTCATTCGTTCCTGTCTCGTTTGTCCGGCGTTTGTCTGCGTGTTATCACGAACGGAAAAAACCCGGCGGTGCCGGGTCTTTCCCATTGCTTGAAGATGTCAGGAAGATCAGTCGATCGAGATCTTGCGCAGCAGCTTGAAGTCCGAGAGCATCTTGCCGGTTCCGAGAACGACCGAAGCCAGCGGATCATCTGCGATGGAGACAGGCAGGCCAGTCTCTTCGCGAATGCGCTTGTCGAGGTTCTTGATGAGCGCGCCTCCACCGGTAAGCACGATGCCGCGGTCGGAGATGTCGGCCGAGAGCTCGGGCGGTGTGCGCTCGAGGGCCACGCGAATGGCGTTGATGATCGTCGAGATGCACTCCGAGAGCGCCTCGCGGATCTCGGAGTCGTCGATGGTGATGGTCTTCGGCACGCCTTCGATCAGGTTGCGTCCCTTCACCTCCATCGACAGCGGCTTGTCCAGCGGATAAGCGGAGCCAAGCTGCATCTTGATCTGCTCGCCCGTGCGCTCGCCGATCAGCAGGTTGTACTTGCGTTTGAGGTAGGTGATGACCGCCTCGTCCATCTGGTTTCCGGCCATGCGCACCGAACGCGAGTAGACGATGCCCGCCAGCGAGATCACGGCGATGTCCGTGGTTCCACCACCGATGTCGACAACCATGTTGCCGCCGGCCTCGGTGATGGGAAGTCCCGCTCCAATAGCTGCCACCATGGCCTGCTCGACGAGGTGCACCTCAGACGCCTTCGCGCGGTACGCCGAGTCCATGACCGCGCGCTTCTCCACCTGCGTGATCTCGGAAGGCACGCCGATGACGATGCGCGGATGCACCATCATCTTGCGGTTGTGCGCCTTCTGGATGAAGTAGTTCAGCATCTTTTCGGTGTGGCGGAAGTCGGCGATGACTCCGTCCTTCATCGGCTTGATGGCGACGATGTTGCCAGGGGTGCGGCCCAGCATCTCCTTGGCCTCTTTGCCGACCGCCTCGACCTCGTTGGTCACCTTGTTGACGGCGATGATGGAGGGCTCGTTGACGATGATTCCCTTGCCATGCGCGTAGACCAGCGTGTTTGCGGTCCCGAGATCGATGGCGAGGTCGCTCGAAAACAGGCTGAAAAGCGACCGCATGTTGTGGATGCGCGAGTAGCGGGTCTGAAAGGCGTTCGAGGACATTCGGCGGCTGTGTTCCTGATAGGAAGTTGTAAGGCTATTGTACGGCCAATTGAACGGCGCTGCGTCCCCTGTGCCCGCGTCCACCAAGGCGCGCGGCGTAGCACACAGGATTCTCGTGCTGGTCCTTCAAGCACGATCATCCTCACGAAAGCCGGAAAGCGCCAGCCAAATCTTCGACTTTGAAGCGGCAGGAACCTTCCGCGTCAGTAGCCCCGCAGCAGAATGGATACAATCGAATACGGAGCAGAAGACACCATGATTATTGGCGTACCCAGGGAAGTAAAAGACCACGAGAGCCGCGTTGGCGTAACCCCGGCGGGCGTAAAAGCTCTGGTAGAGGCGGGCCACAAGGTGCTGGTCGAACAGAAGGCCGGCGCACTTTCAGCCATGCCCGACGACGAGTATCAGCACGCCGGGGCCGAGATCGTAGGCTCCGCCCACGACGTCTGGCGGCTGGCCGACATGGTCGTCAAGGTCAAGGAGCCCGTCGAGAGCGAGTACAGGCACTTCCGCGAGGGACTGGTGCTGTTTACCTACCTGCACCTGGCTCCTCTTGAGGCACTTACCAACGCCCTGCTGGAGAAGAAGGTCACGGGCATCGCCTACGAGACGGTCCGCGACCGCGCCGGAGCGCTGCCGCTGCTGACGCCGATGAGCGAGGTCGCAGGCCGCCTCAGCGTCCAGGTGGGCGCCGAGTACCTGACCAAGGAGCACGGCGGGCGCGGCCTGCTGCTGGGCGGCGTCCCGGGAGTTCCTCCCGGCAACGTCTGCATCATCGGCGGCGGAGTCGTCGGCACCAACGCCGCGAAGATCGCCCTCGGCATGGGGGCCAAGGTCACGCTTGTTGACCTGAACCTGAACCGCCTGCGCGAGCTGGACGATATCTTCAACGGCCGCGTCTTCACCATGGCCTCCAACAGCTACAACATCGAGCGCGCCGTGACCGAAGCAGACCTGTTGATCGGCGGCGTGCTGATTCCCGGAGCCGCCGCACCCAAGATCGTCACCACGGCGATGGTCCACAAGATGAAGAAGGGCGCCGTCGTCGTCGACGTGGCGATCGACCAGGGCGGATGCATCGAGACCGCTCACCCAACGACGCACAGCAATCCCTCCTACGACATCAACGGCGTGGTGCACTACTGCGTCACCAATATGCCCGCAGCCGTTCCCAATACCTCCACCCTTGCGCTGACCAATGCCACCTTCCCCTACGTGTTGAAGCTGGCAAAGGTTGGAGCAAAGGCGGCGATCAAGGAAGACAAGGGGATCGCCGAGGGCGTAAACACCTACGACGGCATACTCACCTATGCTGCCGTCGCTTCGGCGCAAAACCGCGATTGGAAGAGCGTGTTCGAACTGGTATAGAGGGCTGGCTTCGGGAGAACGGCGCGAGGAGACAGCGATGGCAACCGAGAAAAATCGGCGGAAGGTCGTAATCATCGTGCTGGGCGCCTGCCTGCTTGTGTTGTTGACGACGCTCATCGGCCTGAACGCCTTCAAGGTCAGCTTTCTGAACCCGTCGACGACGGAGCAGACCTTCGTCTTTACGGGACTCTCAGCTCTCGCGTTTCTCCTGTTTGTCGCCATCCTGGTCCTGCTGGTTCGCAATGTGCTCAAGCTCTATGCCGACCAGCGCAGCCGCGTACTAGGGTCGCGCCTTCGCACCCGCATGCTTACCGGCGCAGTCTTGGTCTCCCTGGTGCCGATCGCGTTCATGTTTTTTTTCAGCTACGGCCTGATGAACCGGTCCGTCGACCGCTGGTTCTCCCAGCCAGTGACCGAGATGCGCGACGACAGCAACCGTATTGCGCTGGAGCTGTCGCATTACACCGCTGCAAACGCGCGGGCCGAAGCCACGGCAATCGCCGCCACCCTACCCGAGATGCGCGACATGCTCGAAGGTGACACCGGAGCGGTCACCGATCGCGAACGCGAAGAGATCGCCCGGGTCCTCCGCCAGCACGAGATCACACTGCAAAACGGCTTTGTGATTGTTTACCGTAACCGGCAGGTTGTGGCGTCGTTCCAAATGCCGCAGCGCGAGGGCGCAACGGCCGAGGTGAAGCCCTGGCTTCCTGAAAAGAGTGTGGATGAGGAGACCGGCAGCCGCAACGATCCGCCCGAAAAACCGGCACTCAGTGACCCAACGGACGCCGCAATTCTGGCCGCGGCACAACGCAACGATGAGCCGATCTTTTCGCTGAACAAAAACGACTATGCCCTGGGGACGGCCACACTGAAACAGGGCACCGTCGTCGTCGGCCTGCCCATGCCCTATGGAATGTCCTCCACGATGGCCGACCTTCGCCTACGCGCTGAAAACTACTGGAAACTGTTCCGTCAGCGCAGGCAGATTCGAAATCTTTACATGATGCTCTTGCTGATGATGACTGGCCTTGCGCTATTCGCATCGACGTGGCTTGCGCTTCATCTTTCCAAGCAGGTCACCAAGCCGGTCGAGGCGCTGGCAGATGCCATGGAGGCCATCGCGGCAGGCGACTATGGACACCGCGTAAAAGAGAGCGCCACCGAAGAGCTGGGCGAGCTGGTGCGCAGCTTCAATCACATGGCCGCCGATCTTGAAGGCAGCCGCCGCGCAGTGGAAGAGTCGACCGGGCAATTAAGCGTAGCCAACGCCGCGCTGGAAGCGCGCCGCGGCGAGCTCGAGACCATGCTCGAGACGATCCCCAACGGCGTCGCCACGCTCGACGCGCAGGGCAGGATCGTCCTCGCCAATCGCGCGTTGATCGAGATGATGGATCCCGGCGGGCAAAGCCCCTTCCTCGGACGCGCAATTCACACAGTCTTCCCACCGGAGGTTGTCGAGGTGCTGGACCGGCTCATCAAACGCAGCCATCGCATGGGTTCGGCGTCGAGTGAGTTGGAGATCGATGCTCCTGGCGGCCACTTTGGTGGAACGCTCAACCTGCTGGCAACGGTCGCGCTTCTGGAGACCCCAGTAGGCAACGACCGCGCGCGTCGCGAGCATCGCGGCTATGTGATCGTTCTCGAAAACGCGACGGAACTGCTCCGCGCGCAGAAGCAATCGGCGTGGAAAGAAGTTGCGCGTCGCGTGGCGCATGAGATCAAGAACCCGCTGACGCCGATCGGCCTCAGCGCGGAGCAGATCCGACGGCACATCGACCGCCTCGCGGGAACGCTGGAGGCTGCGGGCGTGGAGTCGACCTCGCCCGGCGTCATTCGCCGCTCCAGCGAAGTCATCTCAAGCTCCGTCGAGAGTATGCGCTCGCTGGTGGATCAGTTCTCCGCGCTTGCCGAGTTCCCCACGGCGCAGCCGCGCCCGGCGGACCTGAACACCATCATCGAAAACTCGCTGGCGATGTTTGCCGGCCGGATGCAGTCGATCAAGGTCGTCCGGCGCATGGGTGAAAAGCTGCCGCTGGTGATGGCGGACCCCGAGGCCCTGAAGCGCGCGCTTGGCAACCTGGTCGACAACGCCGCCGAAGCGATGCAGTCGAGCCTGCTCCGTGAGCTACGCATCTCAACCTGTCTGCTCGAAAACGGCATGGTGGAGCTGACGATCGCCGACACTGGCTCGGGCCTCACAGACGAGATGCGCGAGCGGCTCTTCCTGCCCTACTTCTCCACCAAACAGCGCGGCACGGGCCTCGGGCTTGCGATCGCAGGCAAGATCATCCAGGAGCACCAGGGCACAATTCGCGCTGAAAAGAATGTTCCTGCGGGAGCAAAATTCATCATCGAGCTGCGCCCAGCCGTCGAAGGCGAATCCGACACCATCGCAGCCGATACAAGTACCGGGAGAGTGACCGCGTGAACCACATTTTGATCGTCGACGACGAAGCCGAGATACGCGAGACGCTCGAAGGCATCCTGCGCGAAGAGGGCTACCTCGTCACCACCAGCGCCACCGCCACCGAAGCCTTGGAACTGGTGCGCGACGCCGACTACGACGTCGTGCTGCTCGACATCTGGCTGCCGGACAGGGACGGCCTCGAGACGCTCGGCGAAATGCGCCGCCTTGAAAGCGCCAACGTTCCCGAGGTCGTCATCATCAGCGGCCACGGAACGATAGAATCGGCCGTGCGTGCGACCAAGCTCGGCGCCTACGACTTTCTCGAAAAGCCCCTCTCGCTCGACCGCACGTTGATCGTCGTGAAGAACGCCATGCAAGCCCGGCGCATGCGCGAGGACAACGCCGAGTTCGCGCGCCAGCTGGCGGCAAGGAACAACGTCACCGGCCAGAGCGTCGCGATGAAGGCCCTGCGCCAGCAGATCAAGCTGATGGCGCCAACCAACGGCCGCGTGCTGATCTTTGGCGAGAGCGGCACGGGCAAGGAGCTGATCGGCCGCGCCATGCACGCCGCCAGTCTCCGCAAGGACCGCCCCTTCGTCGAGCTGAACTGCGCCGCCATCCCCGAGGACTACATCGAGAGCGAGCTCTTCGGTTACCGGCACGGCGCCGTGGCCGGAGGCCCGCCCGAGAAACGCGGGACCTTCGAGCGCGCCGACGGCGGAACACTCTTCCTCGACGAGGTCGGTGACATGAGCCTGAAGACGCAGGCCAAGGTGCTGCGCACGCTCGACGAGCAGCGCTTTCTGCCCGTGGGAGCTTCGCATCCGGTGCACGTCGACGTGCGCGTCATCGCGGCCACAAACAAGGATCTCGAGGACGAGATCGCGCGCGGCAACTTCCGCGAAGACCTCTTCTACCGGCTCAACGTCATTCCGTTCTTCGTGCCGCCGCTGAGGGACCGCAAGGAAGATATTCCGCTCCTCGTAAAAGAGTTTCTCGAAGAGTTCGGCCAGCAGTACGGCCGCCCCCACGTCGAGATGACGGAGGATGCCTTGAACTCGCTGCGCCAGTATCATTGGCCAGGCAACGTCCGCGAATTGCGCAACCTCGTCGAGCGCCTGCTCATCCTGAACCCGAAGGTGCACCGCATCGAGAAGAAGCATCTTCCGATGCTCGTCTATCGCGGCCCCAAGCTCACCGAGTCGGGAAGGATCAGCACGAAGACCGAAGAGTTCTCGAGCCTCGTCGAGGCGCGCGAGGCCTACGAGCGCGACTTCATCCTGAAGAAACTGGACGAGTTCCACGGCAACGTCAGCCGCGCCGCCGAAGGGCTTGGCCTCGAGCGCAGCCATCTCTACCGCAAGATGAAGGCGCTCGGCGTCACGATCAAAGAGTAGCGGCCCGGTTACGGCAGGGTCCGCCGGCTGTCAGCGATTCTCCTTTGCCGGCGGCAAGCAGAAGAAATCGCGAAAATCCCGCGCCCCTGCCAACCGGATACTAAGGGCCGCTGGAGTTTGCGCTCCAGCGGGAAGTTACAGGAATAGATGCCGGATTCCGCCATGGGTTTGTATCCAGATACCCGCCGCCGAGATTTTCGTTTTTACTTCGCGGGCCTGCGTGTGGGACTGGGATAATCGTAGGTGCTCTGGTGGTTCACAGCCTCGGTGGCGATCGCTCCAGCCGGCCGGCACAAAGGCTCGGCTCCGCTGCGAGAGAGAGGCTGCGCGCACCCCCGATGAAGACACTACGACTCGTCTCTACGCCAACCCGCAATCGAAGACTGAACGAGATTATCGGGCTCACCGTGCTGGTCAGCGCGGGACTTCTGCTGCTCGCGCTGGTCAGCTACACGCCCACCGATCGCTCCTTCAACACCGTGGGCGGCTACGTTGCGGGGCGGCCTGCGCATAACTGGACGGGAATCGCCGGCGCCTATCTCTCCGACGCCATGCTGCAGATCATCGGCATCGCAGCGTTCTTCCTTCCTCTCGTCGTCGGGCGGCTCGGCGTCTGCTGGATGATGTCGCGCCCCGCTGGCTCCCCGCTGGCGAAGACTGTTGGCCTGTCGATGTGGGTCGTCTTCGGCCCCGCAGCGATCGCGCTGCTGCCCGGTCACCTGCTGTGGCGTGGCGCGCTGCCAGTCGAGGGCGTCAGCGGACGCCTGCTCGCCGACCTGCTCGTCTCCTTCCTCAACCTTCCCGGCGCCTCCATTGTGCTCGCCCTGATGGTCGCGCTCTCGCTCTACCTTGCGACGACGTTCACCTTCAACACCGCGCGCGAATGGGCGACCATGCGCTTCGGCTTCGCCCAAACGATGTGGGAGCGCTGGACCGCATGGCGCGAACGTCGCCGCGGCGCAGACCTACCCGCCGAAGAGTACGGCACCAAACGCGAGCGTGCGGAGATGCGCGCGCAGCGCGAACACGAGATCGCCGACCGCAAAATGCGCGAGGCCGAGGCTAAACTCCGCGAGCCGAACACAACCCTGCTGGGCAGCCTCTTCGGCTGGCTGAGCCGCAGGAAGCGCGCAGAGGCACAGGCGCAGCCGGAAGAGTCGATGCGTCCTGCCGCGGAGTCTTCCATCTTCCAGGCCATGCCGCGCACCATGGTCGACGCTCCTCCCGTCACTCCGCTGAGCACTGCAACCGCTGCGGCTGCGCCCTTCGCCGAAGCATTGGCAAAGGCGGCAGCGCCCACGCGGGCCATCGACGATGCAGCAAACTTCAGCGACAGCTTC
The genomic region above belongs to Acidobacteriota bacterium and contains:
- a CDS encoding HAMP domain-containing protein → MATEKNRRKVVIIVLGACLLVLLTTLIGLNAFKVSFLNPSTTEQTFVFTGLSALAFLLFVAILVLLVRNVLKLYADQRSRVLGSRLRTRMLTGAVLVSLVPIAFMFFFSYGLMNRSVDRWFSQPVTEMRDDSNRIALELSHYTAANARAEATAIAATLPEMRDMLEGDTGAVTDREREEIARVLRQHEITLQNGFVIVYRNRQVVASFQMPQREGATAEVKPWLPEKSVDEETGSRNDPPEKPALSDPTDAAILAAAQRNDEPIFSLNKNDYALGTATLKQGTVVVGLPMPYGMSSTMADLRLRAENYWKLFRQRRQIRNLYMMLLLMMTGLALFASTWLALHLSKQVTKPVEALADAMEAIAAGDYGHRVKESATEELGELVRSFNHMAADLEGSRRAVEESTGQLSVANAALEARRGELETMLETIPNGVATLDAQGRIVLANRALIEMMDPGGQSPFLGRAIHTVFPPEVVEVLDRLIKRSHRMGSASSELEIDAPGGHFGGTLNLLATVALLETPVGNDRARREHRGYVIVLENATELLRAQKQSAWKEVARRVAHEIKNPLTPIGLSAEQIRRHIDRLAGTLEAAGVESTSPGVIRRSSEVISSSVESMRSLVDQFSALAEFPTAQPRPADLNTIIENSLAMFAGRMQSIKVVRRMGEKLPLVMADPEALKRALGNLVDNAAEAMQSSLLRELRISTCLLENGMVELTIADTGSGLTDEMRERLFLPYFSTKQRGTGLGLAIAGKIIQEHQGTIRAEKNVPAGAKFIIELRPAVEGESDTIAADTSTGRVTA
- a CDS encoding rod shape-determining protein; its protein translation is MRSLFSLFSSDLAIDLGTANTLVYAHGKGIIVNEPSIIAVNKVTNEVEAVGKEAKEMLGRTPGNIVAIKPMKDGVIADFRHTEKMLNYFIQKAHNRKMMVHPRIVIGVPSEITQVEKRAVMDSAYRAKASEVHLVEQAMVAAIGAGLPITEAGGNMVVDIGGGTTDIAVISLAGIVYSRSVRMAGNQMDEAVITYLKRKYNLLIGERTGEQIKMQLGSAYPLDKPLSMEVKGRNLIEGVPKTITIDDSEIREALSECISTIINAIRVALERTPPELSADISDRGIVLTGGGALIKNLDKRIREETGLPVSIADDPLASVVLGTGKMLSDFKLLRKISID
- the ald gene encoding alanine dehydrogenase, whose translation is MIIGVPREVKDHESRVGVTPAGVKALVEAGHKVLVEQKAGALSAMPDDEYQHAGAEIVGSAHDVWRLADMVVKVKEPVESEYRHFREGLVLFTYLHLAPLEALTNALLEKKVTGIAYETVRDRAGALPLLTPMSEVAGRLSVQVGAEYLTKEHGGRGLLLGGVPGVPPGNVCIIGGGVVGTNAAKIALGMGAKVTLVDLNLNRLRELDDIFNGRVFTMASNSYNIERAVTEADLLIGGVLIPGAAAPKIVTTAMVHKMKKGAVVVDVAIDQGGCIETAHPTTHSNPSYDINGVVHYCVTNMPAAVPNTSTLALTNATFPYVLKLAKVGAKAAIKEDKGIAEGVNTYDGILTYAAVASAQNRDWKSVFELV
- a CDS encoding sigma-54-dependent Fis family transcriptional regulator, whose amino-acid sequence is MNHILIVDDEAEIRETLEGILREEGYLVTTSATATEALELVRDADYDVVLLDIWLPDRDGLETLGEMRRLESANVPEVVIISGHGTIESAVRATKLGAYDFLEKPLSLDRTLIVVKNAMQARRMREDNAEFARQLAARNNVTGQSVAMKALRQQIKLMAPTNGRVLIFGESGTGKELIGRAMHAASLRKDRPFVELNCAAIPEDYIESELFGYRHGAVAGGPPEKRGTFERADGGTLFLDEVGDMSLKTQAKVLRTLDEQRFLPVGASHPVHVDVRVIAATNKDLEDEIARGNFREDLFYRLNVIPFFVPPLRDRKEDIPLLVKEFLEEFGQQYGRPHVEMTEDALNSLRQYHWPGNVRELRNLVERLLILNPKVHRIEKKHLPMLVYRGPKLTESGRISTKTEEFSSLVEAREAYERDFILKKLDEFHGNVSRAAEGLGLERSHLYRKMKALGVTIKE